The following coding sequences lie in one Anticarsia gemmatalis isolate Benzon Research Colony breed Stoneville strain chromosome 16, ilAntGemm2 primary, whole genome shotgun sequence genomic window:
- the spd-2 gene encoding centrosome assembly protein spindle defective 2 isoform X3, whose protein sequence is MDNPLTPNKIQRLIHLAEDKSFNMPRRLLLNDDDLKRLATTNNAALNRTNTTANCESSSGILDLDRMEGFGESGIGDLSLSKSTAFNPGEMTGRSTGADDVKPSALGRHSIALESITSQMDKQTSEIQDIMRHSIASNYSFHSKRDLTADEASLVAREAPLPIQNTTHTQFPDSIMNNSNLSVGAYFKNRCPDFGRMLAKTDSPDRSYMPSITEVSGSHSNAHESLRSDKHSIHKMDQTLDCVPVRQPRNNNENVQDKPSNIVNPFDAQTSYTIPKTENINEAGSRVPEKADQFYMSQVPDKPKYVQMSLNSVSPQRSAPVPANKETDLLIKNLHASLRLMGEDTEGSVENSFSISKIADYLGKQSNVSVTDMLQYNNHKKQLNKKQPLLELHMNIPETKKINQDIQVTNLKDSRKAETASSSGTVNTVISLNKYKQNEEIPAVVVTQHSLREDQLDEDTKSKRTTRSKSPSSKSQSTLSTVQENYTSFKSGDSPLQSSKEQWVEITGAAVNGYVGVGCPITLTVTTLSDSWLTAKLQFVDLPNDGQDLTLEMPRMPLLLSPGKSEKITLILTSNIEMLTMLNYTMLLKDTSIDGDNKQTGEVEVNIKMPVIQAMSCDGVNKITFPPIQENTSLIKSFVLISDCPADLLLDLSIVDGDSIFTIKNVQEIKKGDVNKVLMDRQGSTDDGQQLSKAKSKATNKQLCRLTGGNAIRVTIKFNAPKLSESQIDESIVTFNGILKVNLIGVNTVLRKVDLIGAVGTVNLVMNTTANKLQLTHEPTNIELCNNGSIPGIWIVKFKSNSANDSFPFKIAPSKFEIRPGATKTVNLLYTGPTDTLSDATLIFEELATGHKTTVEISGGVERPRTFPIKTNYNTISWVRSGRKELSLKNATNKKIYIRCQIVGEGFAIDLPREARGIYCVPFGPCECRPLPIIFTPTNNAPHKATLHLVYDKNSDYSRKITLYGCASGESMRWSGLVTYGDTALVRAVSRMPINLELYNKSTSAAFVCVRVHFNLQYLCLAPGAEVCGGRQVVRARARHGVALRVQWAALERRARAAPAATALATLTVLTGAEYTRRRILKIVRDESNGKLDTSLLPDHLKVLAEKFDGEDPSMDNMIADFKETKASLNELIGGLQELTAQIDLPQDFAEENTILITDDTLLEHHTLCD, encoded by the exons ATGGATAATCCGTTGACTCCAAACAAAATTCAGAGGCTTATACATCTGGCCGAAGATAAATCTTTCAACATGCCAAGACGGCTTTTGCTCAATGATGACGATCTGAAACG ATTGGCGACAACTAACAATGCTGCTCTAAATAGAACGAACACTACTGCAAATTGTGAGTCGTCTTCTGGGATTTTAGACTTAGATAGAATGGAAG gtttCGGTGAATCTGGAATTGGAGATTTGTCCCTAAGCAAATCT ACTGCATTCAACCCAGGTGAAATGACTGGCAGATCAACAGGTGCTGATGATGTGAAGCCCTCAGCTCTGGGCCGCCACTCTATAGCCCTGGAGAGTATCACCAGCCAGATGGACAAGCAAACCTCTGAAATACAAGACATCATGAGACATTCCATTGCTTCTAACTATTCTTTTCATTCAAAG AGGGATCTAACTGCAGATGAGGCATCACTTGTTGCTCGGGAAGCACCACTGCCTATTCAAAACACTACACATACACAGTTTCCAGATAGCAT AATGAACAACTCAAATCTCTCTGTTGGAGCATATTTTAAGAACAGATGTCCAGACTTTGGGCGGATGCTGGCTAAAACAGATAGTCCAGACAGATCCTATATGCCCAGCATTACTGAAG TGTCAGGCAGTCATTCAAATGCGCACGAGTCTTTGCGCTCTGATAAACATTCTATACATAAAATGGACCAAACATTGGACTGTGTGCCTGTGCGACAACCGCGTAACAACAATGAAAATGTTCAAGATAAACCTAGTAATATTGTGAACCCATTTGATGCACAAACTAGTTACACAATTCCAAAGACAGAAAATATCAATGAAGCAGGTAGCAGAGTGCCAGAAAAAGCTGATCAATTTTACATGAGTCAGGTTCCTGACAAGCCGAAATATGTTCAAATGTCATTGAACTCTGTGTCACCACAGAGAAGTGCTCCTGTGCCAGCTAACAAAGAGACTGACTTGTTGATCAAGAACTTGCACGCGTCTCTAAGACTTATGGGCGAAGATACAGAGGGCTCTGTCGAGAATTCGTTTAGTATTTCGAAAATTGCTGATTATCTTG GCAAGCAGTCTAACGTGAGTGTAACAGACATGTTGCAGTACAACAACCATAAGAAGCagctaaacaaaaaacaacCTCTTCTAGAGCTACACATGAACATTCCAgaaactaagaaaataaatcaGGATATTCAAGTAACGAACTTGAAAGACTCGCGTAAGGCCGAAACGGCGAGTTCTTCTGGTACCGTTAACACTGTGATatctctaaataaatataaacaaaatgagGAAATCCCAGCTGTAGTTGTCACACAACATTCTCTTAGGGAGGATCAATTGGATGAAGATACCAAATCTAAGAGAACTACTAGGTCCAAATCACCTTCCAGCAAAAGTCAATCAACTCTTAGCACAGTACAGGAGAACTATACCAGTTTTAAATCTGGAGATAGCCCATTACAGTCTAGCAAAG AACAATGGGTTGAAATTACTGGTGCTGCAGTGAATGGATATGTTG GTGTTGGTTGTCCAATAACTCTCACAGTAACAACTTTATCAGACAGTTGGTTGACTGCTAAACTACAATTTGTTGATCTGCCCAATGACGGTCAAGATTTGACACTAGAAATGCCTCGTATGCCTCTTTTACTATCACCAGGGAAGTCCGAGAAGATCACATTGATTCTAACATCAAACATAGAGATGCTTACTATGTTGAATTATACCATGCTTTTGAAAGACACATCAATCGATGGAGATAATAAGCAGACAGGGGAAGTAGAAGTCAATATCAAAATGCCTGTGATTCAAGCAATGTCTTGCGATGGCGTCAACAAGATAACATTCCCACCGATACAAGAAAATACTTCACTAATAAAGTCGTTTGTACTGATCAGCGATTGTCCCGCTGATTTGCTGCTAGATTTGTCCATAGTTGATGGTGATAgcatttttactattaaaaacgTTCAGGAGATTAAAAAGGGCGACGTGAATAAGGTGCTGATGGATCGTCAGGGCTCGACCGATGATGGGCAACAGCTGAGTAAAGCTAAGAGTAAGGCAACAAATAAGCAACTATGCAGATTGACTGGCGGAAACGCTATAAGAGTTACGATCAAATTTAACGCGCCCAAATTATCGGAGTCTCAAATAG ATGAATCAATAGTCACATTCAATGGCATCTTGAAAGTGAATCTGATAGGCGTAAACACCGTCTTGAGGAAGGTGGACCTCATAGGAGCCGTGGGCACCGTAAACCTTGTTATGAACACAACAGCTAATAAGTTGCAACTCACTCATG aGCCGACTAACATAGAGTTGTGTAACAATGGATCGATCCCTGGAATATGGAtcgttaaatttaaaagtaactcAGCGAATGACAGCTTTCCGTTCAAAATTGCACCATCCAAGTTTGAAATTCGCCCTGGCGCTACTAAGACAGTTAACTTGTTGTATACTGGACCTACAGATACATTATCTGATGC AACACTAATATTTGAAGAACTTGCAACTGGTCACAAAACTACCGTCGAGATAAGCGGTGGCGTGGAGAGACCAAGAACATTCCCTATAAAGACTAATTACAATACTATTTCATGGGTGCGTTCAGGCAGGAAAGAGCTGAGCTTGAAGAATGCCACAAACAAAAAGATTTATATAAGGTGTCAAATAGTCGGCGAAGGTTTCGCGATTGATTTGCCAAGAGAGGCGAGAGGAATATACTGTGTGCCGTTCGGACCTTGCGAATGCCGACCGTTGCCTATAATATTCACACCTACGAACAATGCACCACACAAAGCTACGCTCCATTTGGTGTATGATAAAAACAGTGATTATTCCAGAAAG ATCACCCTGTACGGATGCGCCAGTGGCGAGTCGATGCGCTGGTCCGGTCTCGTGACGTACGGCGACACGGCCCTGGTCCGAGCGGTCAGCAGGATGCCCATCAACCTGGAACTGTACAACAAGTCGACTTCGGCCGCATTCGTATGCGTGCGCGTTCATTTTAATC TGCAGTACCTGTGCCTGGCGCCGGGCGCGGAGGTGTGCGGCGGGCGGCAGGTGGTGCGCGCGCGGGCGCGGCACGGCGTGGCGCTGCGCGTGCAGTGGGCGGCGCTGGAGCgacgcgcccgcgccgcgcccgccgccaccGCGCTCGCCACGCTCACCGTGCTCACCGGCGCAGAGTACACCCGCCGGAGGATACTCAA AATCGTCCGTGACGAATCGAACGGGAAGCTGGATACTTCCCTCCTTCCGGATCACTTGAAAGTATTAGCTGAGAAGTTCGATGGAGAGGACCCGTCTATGGATAATATGATAGCAGATTTCAAGGAGACCAAG GCATCTCTGAATGAACTAATTGGAGGTCTTCAGGAACTAACGGCACAGATTGATCTGCCTCAAGATTTCGCTGAAGAGAACACCATCCTCATAACCGATGACACACTGCTGGAACATCACACACTTTGTGATTAA
- the spd-2 gene encoding centrosome assembly protein spindle defective 2 isoform X1, with protein sequence MDNPLTPNKIQRLIHLAEDKSFNMPRRLLLNDDDLKRLATTNNAALNRTNTTANCESSSGILDLDRMEGFGESGIGDLSLSKSTAFNPGEMTGRSTGADDVKPSALGRHSIALESITSQMDKQTSEIQDIMRHSIASNYSFHSKRDLTADEASLVAREAPLPIQNTTHTQFPDSIMNNSNLSVGAYFKNRCPDFGRMLAKTDSPDRSYMPSITEVSGSHSNAHESLRSDKHSIHKMDQTLDCVPVRQPRNNNENVQDKPSNIVNPFDAQTSYTIPKTENINEAGSRVPEKADQFYMSQVPDKPKYVQMSLNSVSPQRSAPVPANKETDLLIKNLHASLRLMGEDTEGSVENSFSISKIADYLGKQSNVSVTDMLQYNNHKKQLNKKQPLLELHMNIPETKKINQDIQVTNLKDSRKAETASSSGTVNTVISLNKYKQNEEIPAVVVTQHSLREDQLDEDTKSKRTTRSKSPSSKSQSTLSTVQENYTSFKSGDSPLQSSKGEANTSHVPSPNIVYKELDKSVDWHEVMQQKRLKQEGLAKEQWVEITGAAVNGYVGVGCPITLTVTTLSDSWLTAKLQFVDLPNDGQDLTLEMPRMPLLLSPGKSEKITLILTSNIEMLTMLNYTMLLKDTSIDGDNKQTGEVEVNIKMPVIQAMSCDGVNKITFPPIQENTSLIKSFVLISDCPADLLLDLSIVDGDSIFTIKNVQEIKKGDVNKVLMDRQGSTDDGQQLSKAKSKATNKQLCRLTGGNAIRVTIKFNAPKLSESQIDESIVTFNGILKVNLIGVNTVLRKVDLIGAVGTVNLVMNTTANKLQLTHEPTNIELCNNGSIPGIWIVKFKSNSANDSFPFKIAPSKFEIRPGATKTVNLLYTGPTDTLSDATLIFEELATGHKTTVEISGGVERPRTFPIKTNYNTISWVRSGRKELSLKNATNKKIYIRCQIVGEGFAIDLPREARGIYCVPFGPCECRPLPIIFTPTNNAPHKATLHLVYDKNSDYSRKITLYGCASGESMRWSGLVTYGDTALVRAVSRMPINLELYNKSTSAAFVCVRVHFNLQYLCLAPGAEVCGGRQVVRARARHGVALRVQWAALERRARAAPAATALATLTVLTGAEYTRRRILKIVRDESNGKLDTSLLPDHLKVLAEKFDGEDPSMDNMIADFKETKASLNELIGGLQELTAQIDLPQDFAEENTILITDDTLLEHHTLCD encoded by the exons ATGGATAATCCGTTGACTCCAAACAAAATTCAGAGGCTTATACATCTGGCCGAAGATAAATCTTTCAACATGCCAAGACGGCTTTTGCTCAATGATGACGATCTGAAACG ATTGGCGACAACTAACAATGCTGCTCTAAATAGAACGAACACTACTGCAAATTGTGAGTCGTCTTCTGGGATTTTAGACTTAGATAGAATGGAAG gtttCGGTGAATCTGGAATTGGAGATTTGTCCCTAAGCAAATCT ACTGCATTCAACCCAGGTGAAATGACTGGCAGATCAACAGGTGCTGATGATGTGAAGCCCTCAGCTCTGGGCCGCCACTCTATAGCCCTGGAGAGTATCACCAGCCAGATGGACAAGCAAACCTCTGAAATACAAGACATCATGAGACATTCCATTGCTTCTAACTATTCTTTTCATTCAAAG AGGGATCTAACTGCAGATGAGGCATCACTTGTTGCTCGGGAAGCACCACTGCCTATTCAAAACACTACACATACACAGTTTCCAGATAGCAT AATGAACAACTCAAATCTCTCTGTTGGAGCATATTTTAAGAACAGATGTCCAGACTTTGGGCGGATGCTGGCTAAAACAGATAGTCCAGACAGATCCTATATGCCCAGCATTACTGAAG TGTCAGGCAGTCATTCAAATGCGCACGAGTCTTTGCGCTCTGATAAACATTCTATACATAAAATGGACCAAACATTGGACTGTGTGCCTGTGCGACAACCGCGTAACAACAATGAAAATGTTCAAGATAAACCTAGTAATATTGTGAACCCATTTGATGCACAAACTAGTTACACAATTCCAAAGACAGAAAATATCAATGAAGCAGGTAGCAGAGTGCCAGAAAAAGCTGATCAATTTTACATGAGTCAGGTTCCTGACAAGCCGAAATATGTTCAAATGTCATTGAACTCTGTGTCACCACAGAGAAGTGCTCCTGTGCCAGCTAACAAAGAGACTGACTTGTTGATCAAGAACTTGCACGCGTCTCTAAGACTTATGGGCGAAGATACAGAGGGCTCTGTCGAGAATTCGTTTAGTATTTCGAAAATTGCTGATTATCTTG GCAAGCAGTCTAACGTGAGTGTAACAGACATGTTGCAGTACAACAACCATAAGAAGCagctaaacaaaaaacaacCTCTTCTAGAGCTACACATGAACATTCCAgaaactaagaaaataaatcaGGATATTCAAGTAACGAACTTGAAAGACTCGCGTAAGGCCGAAACGGCGAGTTCTTCTGGTACCGTTAACACTGTGATatctctaaataaatataaacaaaatgagGAAATCCCAGCTGTAGTTGTCACACAACATTCTCTTAGGGAGGATCAATTGGATGAAGATACCAAATCTAAGAGAACTACTAGGTCCAAATCACCTTCCAGCAAAAGTCAATCAACTCTTAGCACAGTACAGGAGAACTATACCAGTTTTAAATCTGGAGATAGCCCATTACAGTCTAGCAAAG GCGAGGCCAATACATCACATGTACCTTCCCCAAATATAGTATATAAAGAATTAGATAAGTCTGTAGATTGGCACGAAGTTATGCAACAGAAACGTTTGAAACAGGAGGGCTTAGCTAAAG AACAATGGGTTGAAATTACTGGTGCTGCAGTGAATGGATATGTTG GTGTTGGTTGTCCAATAACTCTCACAGTAACAACTTTATCAGACAGTTGGTTGACTGCTAAACTACAATTTGTTGATCTGCCCAATGACGGTCAAGATTTGACACTAGAAATGCCTCGTATGCCTCTTTTACTATCACCAGGGAAGTCCGAGAAGATCACATTGATTCTAACATCAAACATAGAGATGCTTACTATGTTGAATTATACCATGCTTTTGAAAGACACATCAATCGATGGAGATAATAAGCAGACAGGGGAAGTAGAAGTCAATATCAAAATGCCTGTGATTCAAGCAATGTCTTGCGATGGCGTCAACAAGATAACATTCCCACCGATACAAGAAAATACTTCACTAATAAAGTCGTTTGTACTGATCAGCGATTGTCCCGCTGATTTGCTGCTAGATTTGTCCATAGTTGATGGTGATAgcatttttactattaaaaacgTTCAGGAGATTAAAAAGGGCGACGTGAATAAGGTGCTGATGGATCGTCAGGGCTCGACCGATGATGGGCAACAGCTGAGTAAAGCTAAGAGTAAGGCAACAAATAAGCAACTATGCAGATTGACTGGCGGAAACGCTATAAGAGTTACGATCAAATTTAACGCGCCCAAATTATCGGAGTCTCAAATAG ATGAATCAATAGTCACATTCAATGGCATCTTGAAAGTGAATCTGATAGGCGTAAACACCGTCTTGAGGAAGGTGGACCTCATAGGAGCCGTGGGCACCGTAAACCTTGTTATGAACACAACAGCTAATAAGTTGCAACTCACTCATG aGCCGACTAACATAGAGTTGTGTAACAATGGATCGATCCCTGGAATATGGAtcgttaaatttaaaagtaactcAGCGAATGACAGCTTTCCGTTCAAAATTGCACCATCCAAGTTTGAAATTCGCCCTGGCGCTACTAAGACAGTTAACTTGTTGTATACTGGACCTACAGATACATTATCTGATGC AACACTAATATTTGAAGAACTTGCAACTGGTCACAAAACTACCGTCGAGATAAGCGGTGGCGTGGAGAGACCAAGAACATTCCCTATAAAGACTAATTACAATACTATTTCATGGGTGCGTTCAGGCAGGAAAGAGCTGAGCTTGAAGAATGCCACAAACAAAAAGATTTATATAAGGTGTCAAATAGTCGGCGAAGGTTTCGCGATTGATTTGCCAAGAGAGGCGAGAGGAATATACTGTGTGCCGTTCGGACCTTGCGAATGCCGACCGTTGCCTATAATATTCACACCTACGAACAATGCACCACACAAAGCTACGCTCCATTTGGTGTATGATAAAAACAGTGATTATTCCAGAAAG ATCACCCTGTACGGATGCGCCAGTGGCGAGTCGATGCGCTGGTCCGGTCTCGTGACGTACGGCGACACGGCCCTGGTCCGAGCGGTCAGCAGGATGCCCATCAACCTGGAACTGTACAACAAGTCGACTTCGGCCGCATTCGTATGCGTGCGCGTTCATTTTAATC TGCAGTACCTGTGCCTGGCGCCGGGCGCGGAGGTGTGCGGCGGGCGGCAGGTGGTGCGCGCGCGGGCGCGGCACGGCGTGGCGCTGCGCGTGCAGTGGGCGGCGCTGGAGCgacgcgcccgcgccgcgcccgccgccaccGCGCTCGCCACGCTCACCGTGCTCACCGGCGCAGAGTACACCCGCCGGAGGATACTCAA AATCGTCCGTGACGAATCGAACGGGAAGCTGGATACTTCCCTCCTTCCGGATCACTTGAAAGTATTAGCTGAGAAGTTCGATGGAGAGGACCCGTCTATGGATAATATGATAGCAGATTTCAAGGAGACCAAG GCATCTCTGAATGAACTAATTGGAGGTCTTCAGGAACTAACGGCACAGATTGATCTGCCTCAAGATTTCGCTGAAGAGAACACCATCCTCATAACCGATGACACACTGCTGGAACATCACACACTTTGTGATTAA
- the spd-2 gene encoding centrosome assembly protein spindle defective 2 isoform X2 has translation MDNPLTPNKIQRLIHLAEDKSFNMPRRLLLNDDDLKRLATTNNAALNRTNTTANCFGESGIGDLSLSKSTAFNPGEMTGRSTGADDVKPSALGRHSIALESITSQMDKQTSEIQDIMRHSIASNYSFHSKRDLTADEASLVAREAPLPIQNTTHTQFPDSIMNNSNLSVGAYFKNRCPDFGRMLAKTDSPDRSYMPSITEVSGSHSNAHESLRSDKHSIHKMDQTLDCVPVRQPRNNNENVQDKPSNIVNPFDAQTSYTIPKTENINEAGSRVPEKADQFYMSQVPDKPKYVQMSLNSVSPQRSAPVPANKETDLLIKNLHASLRLMGEDTEGSVENSFSISKIADYLGKQSNVSVTDMLQYNNHKKQLNKKQPLLELHMNIPETKKINQDIQVTNLKDSRKAETASSSGTVNTVISLNKYKQNEEIPAVVVTQHSLREDQLDEDTKSKRTTRSKSPSSKSQSTLSTVQENYTSFKSGDSPLQSSKGEANTSHVPSPNIVYKELDKSVDWHEVMQQKRLKQEGLAKEQWVEITGAAVNGYVGVGCPITLTVTTLSDSWLTAKLQFVDLPNDGQDLTLEMPRMPLLLSPGKSEKITLILTSNIEMLTMLNYTMLLKDTSIDGDNKQTGEVEVNIKMPVIQAMSCDGVNKITFPPIQENTSLIKSFVLISDCPADLLLDLSIVDGDSIFTIKNVQEIKKGDVNKVLMDRQGSTDDGQQLSKAKSKATNKQLCRLTGGNAIRVTIKFNAPKLSESQIDESIVTFNGILKVNLIGVNTVLRKVDLIGAVGTVNLVMNTTANKLQLTHEPTNIELCNNGSIPGIWIVKFKSNSANDSFPFKIAPSKFEIRPGATKTVNLLYTGPTDTLSDATLIFEELATGHKTTVEISGGVERPRTFPIKTNYNTISWVRSGRKELSLKNATNKKIYIRCQIVGEGFAIDLPREARGIYCVPFGPCECRPLPIIFTPTNNAPHKATLHLVYDKNSDYSRKITLYGCASGESMRWSGLVTYGDTALVRAVSRMPINLELYNKSTSAAFVCVRVHFNLQYLCLAPGAEVCGGRQVVRARARHGVALRVQWAALERRARAAPAATALATLTVLTGAEYTRRRILKIVRDESNGKLDTSLLPDHLKVLAEKFDGEDPSMDNMIADFKETKASLNELIGGLQELTAQIDLPQDFAEENTILITDDTLLEHHTLCD, from the exons ATGGATAATCCGTTGACTCCAAACAAAATTCAGAGGCTTATACATCTGGCCGAAGATAAATCTTTCAACATGCCAAGACGGCTTTTGCTCAATGATGACGATCTGAAACG ATTGGCGACAACTAACAATGCTGCTCTAAATAGAACGAACACTACTGCAAATT gtttCGGTGAATCTGGAATTGGAGATTTGTCCCTAAGCAAATCT ACTGCATTCAACCCAGGTGAAATGACTGGCAGATCAACAGGTGCTGATGATGTGAAGCCCTCAGCTCTGGGCCGCCACTCTATAGCCCTGGAGAGTATCACCAGCCAGATGGACAAGCAAACCTCTGAAATACAAGACATCATGAGACATTCCATTGCTTCTAACTATTCTTTTCATTCAAAG AGGGATCTAACTGCAGATGAGGCATCACTTGTTGCTCGGGAAGCACCACTGCCTATTCAAAACACTACACATACACAGTTTCCAGATAGCAT AATGAACAACTCAAATCTCTCTGTTGGAGCATATTTTAAGAACAGATGTCCAGACTTTGGGCGGATGCTGGCTAAAACAGATAGTCCAGACAGATCCTATATGCCCAGCATTACTGAAG TGTCAGGCAGTCATTCAAATGCGCACGAGTCTTTGCGCTCTGATAAACATTCTATACATAAAATGGACCAAACATTGGACTGTGTGCCTGTGCGACAACCGCGTAACAACAATGAAAATGTTCAAGATAAACCTAGTAATATTGTGAACCCATTTGATGCACAAACTAGTTACACAATTCCAAAGACAGAAAATATCAATGAAGCAGGTAGCAGAGTGCCAGAAAAAGCTGATCAATTTTACATGAGTCAGGTTCCTGACAAGCCGAAATATGTTCAAATGTCATTGAACTCTGTGTCACCACAGAGAAGTGCTCCTGTGCCAGCTAACAAAGAGACTGACTTGTTGATCAAGAACTTGCACGCGTCTCTAAGACTTATGGGCGAAGATACAGAGGGCTCTGTCGAGAATTCGTTTAGTATTTCGAAAATTGCTGATTATCTTG GCAAGCAGTCTAACGTGAGTGTAACAGACATGTTGCAGTACAACAACCATAAGAAGCagctaaacaaaaaacaacCTCTTCTAGAGCTACACATGAACATTCCAgaaactaagaaaataaatcaGGATATTCAAGTAACGAACTTGAAAGACTCGCGTAAGGCCGAAACGGCGAGTTCTTCTGGTACCGTTAACACTGTGATatctctaaataaatataaacaaaatgagGAAATCCCAGCTGTAGTTGTCACACAACATTCTCTTAGGGAGGATCAATTGGATGAAGATACCAAATCTAAGAGAACTACTAGGTCCAAATCACCTTCCAGCAAAAGTCAATCAACTCTTAGCACAGTACAGGAGAACTATACCAGTTTTAAATCTGGAGATAGCCCATTACAGTCTAGCAAAG GCGAGGCCAATACATCACATGTACCTTCCCCAAATATAGTATATAAAGAATTAGATAAGTCTGTAGATTGGCACGAAGTTATGCAACAGAAACGTTTGAAACAGGAGGGCTTAGCTAAAG AACAATGGGTTGAAATTACTGGTGCTGCAGTGAATGGATATGTTG GTGTTGGTTGTCCAATAACTCTCACAGTAACAACTTTATCAGACAGTTGGTTGACTGCTAAACTACAATTTGTTGATCTGCCCAATGACGGTCAAGATTTGACACTAGAAATGCCTCGTATGCCTCTTTTACTATCACCAGGGAAGTCCGAGAAGATCACATTGATTCTAACATCAAACATAGAGATGCTTACTATGTTGAATTATACCATGCTTTTGAAAGACACATCAATCGATGGAGATAATAAGCAGACAGGGGAAGTAGAAGTCAATATCAAAATGCCTGTGATTCAAGCAATGTCTTGCGATGGCGTCAACAAGATAACATTCCCACCGATACAAGAAAATACTTCACTAATAAAGTCGTTTGTACTGATCAGCGATTGTCCCGCTGATTTGCTGCTAGATTTGTCCATAGTTGATGGTGATAgcatttttactattaaaaacgTTCAGGAGATTAAAAAGGGCGACGTGAATAAGGTGCTGATGGATCGTCAGGGCTCGACCGATGATGGGCAACAGCTGAGTAAAGCTAAGAGTAAGGCAACAAATAAGCAACTATGCAGATTGACTGGCGGAAACGCTATAAGAGTTACGATCAAATTTAACGCGCCCAAATTATCGGAGTCTCAAATAG ATGAATCAATAGTCACATTCAATGGCATCTTGAAAGTGAATCTGATAGGCGTAAACACCGTCTTGAGGAAGGTGGACCTCATAGGAGCCGTGGGCACCGTAAACCTTGTTATGAACACAACAGCTAATAAGTTGCAACTCACTCATG aGCCGACTAACATAGAGTTGTGTAACAATGGATCGATCCCTGGAATATGGAtcgttaaatttaaaagtaactcAGCGAATGACAGCTTTCCGTTCAAAATTGCACCATCCAAGTTTGAAATTCGCCCTGGCGCTACTAAGACAGTTAACTTGTTGTATACTGGACCTACAGATACATTATCTGATGC AACACTAATATTTGAAGAACTTGCAACTGGTCACAAAACTACCGTCGAGATAAGCGGTGGCGTGGAGAGACCAAGAACATTCCCTATAAAGACTAATTACAATACTATTTCATGGGTGCGTTCAGGCAGGAAAGAGCTGAGCTTGAAGAATGCCACAAACAAAAAGATTTATATAAGGTGTCAAATAGTCGGCGAAGGTTTCGCGATTGATTTGCCAAGAGAGGCGAGAGGAATATACTGTGTGCCGTTCGGACCTTGCGAATGCCGACCGTTGCCTATAATATTCACACCTACGAACAATGCACCACACAAAGCTACGCTCCATTTGGTGTATGATAAAAACAGTGATTATTCCAGAAAG ATCACCCTGTACGGATGCGCCAGTGGCGAGTCGATGCGCTGGTCCGGTCTCGTGACGTACGGCGACACGGCCCTGGTCCGAGCGGTCAGCAGGATGCCCATCAACCTGGAACTGTACAACAAGTCGACTTCGGCCGCATTCGTATGCGTGCGCGTTCATTTTAATC TGCAGTACCTGTGCCTGGCGCCGGGCGCGGAGGTGTGCGGCGGGCGGCAGGTGGTGCGCGCGCGGGCGCGGCACGGCGTGGCGCTGCGCGTGCAGTGGGCGGCGCTGGAGCgacgcgcccgcgccgcgcccgccgccaccGCGCTCGCCACGCTCACCGTGCTCACCGGCGCAGAGTACACCCGCCGGAGGATACTCAA AATCGTCCGTGACGAATCGAACGGGAAGCTGGATACTTCCCTCCTTCCGGATCACTTGAAAGTATTAGCTGAGAAGTTCGATGGAGAGGACCCGTCTATGGATAATATGATAGCAGATTTCAAGGAGACCAAG GCATCTCTGAATGAACTAATTGGAGGTCTTCAGGAACTAACGGCACAGATTGATCTGCCTCAAGATTTCGCTGAAGAGAACACCATCCTCATAACCGATGACACACTGCTGGAACATCACACACTTTGTGATTAA